A genomic segment from Fodinicola acaciae encodes:
- a CDS encoding RHS repeat-associated core domain-containing protein, whose translation MTGVERSASYAPSVMGVTPTRASTGSPVTISGTGFIALPAANTVTFNGVRATVTAATASTLSVVVPQGATTGAVDVSTSTGRGVSNQPFVVLRPTPRLAVTSVNPVTGHAGSTITITGSGFEATPTGNAVAFGLTRARVIAASPSRLTAVVPDAAGSGPITVATTSGASVTSAADFVAVPRGYDMATVQVGPRLVADSTPGRIDLDAGKVGFFRFYGMKGQRLSLGFTGSTFKGDFRVAPFTPYGAPFARAEYDAPRSGKDLDGSYELPPLPTTGIYQIAVDAIDRGAGSAQAWLSARKTGAVGANGARRPVRFDRPGQQTELTLWASAGQHVGLGFTPLGARKLAGIGLAVRDPDGAPVPWDLQANTVAGTKGLDGSGGFTFTASRTGPYKVVVNSSDGNLGQMAVIASVARDVGSIDLRRGKSFSISRPGQGVILTYDGMVGQRLSLDFPNWRFAHDSYVTVLAPNRRPLWSDEAVGNHVDIPMLPATGRYKVLVNPWSSTGSAIALLSPRREAGTVSATGPAATVALSRPQQPVGLGFSASRGKGLAFAVSNWTLPARAKIRALLISPEGSVEESLDDVGSHSLFWYTPTATGRHELVLMAQDASSVGSVAITLSNGREGGTLPIGSTRVMSVARPGQQTRFTFAGTVGQRLTLGVASSTVAADARVIWETGSPDRALVVDASVPESGLTIGPLPGSGTYEVNVYPLGGPGVAAVTLSSARMASARPALYQQRSGNDQPISHTPHRILPPSKPSRPGAGNAWTPDNRNLAGADWNTHLPATGDAGPVPLRATSGATALSGIVKTLDGAPLPAVSVSAGATRTTTDIQGRFLLGLPAGHHVLRVDGAAANGPGRRFGLFDIGVDVAAGRTTVLPYPIWMSTLDVEHVVRFAAPATREVVITTPAIPGLEVHLPKGAVVRDTAGKPVTSLGITAIPIDRPPFPLPNSRVPVYFTVQPGSAYVFPTGARVIYPNYTHARCGAVMDFWHYDPAGRGWFVYGHGKVTSDGRQVVPDKGTEVYQFTGAMLIQPAGAAPPPTGPPPGGDATGADPVDLATGLMIGSQTDLRLDDTVPISVSRTYQQSDTSQRPFGTGYNLDYNMYLYSSKQWLDGQLILPNGSRITYHRTTTGGTADAGYRNAVFAADPTPTPFAGSVLAWNGDGWDVRLRNGTTYVFGEEAPLQAVRDRYGNTVTITRAPASPDPDGVTRAKGPITQVTSPHGRWIRFSYDISERITRAEDNLGRAIAYVYDGTGHLSTVTDPTGAVTTYTYNKNGKLATIKDPRGAIALSNVYDTAGRVAQQTLADGSTYRIGYSTGAWGAVTATTLTDPRGIRRRVTFNGDGYSTSDTRAYGTDLAQTTAIVRDRKTNQPVAITDALGRTTQLSYDPFGHVIARTDMAGTDQERTERHTYHGPYDQLSQQTDALGRTTTYRYRGAALSAITDPLGRTTRLAVGRDGQPTSITDNLGDTITYGYLLGDQATITDPLGHTSRQVVDGAGRAVVAINPIGATTSNTYDQDDRTISTTDPLGQITRYTYDTNGNLTQVTDPRGNSTTNTYDSRNRLIRSTDPLRRSWSYGYDRNGNRTAVTDARGRPTRYGYDALDRMTSARYDTTHGTPESSISYAYDTGNRITAINDSTGPSLTYTYDAFDDIARASTGGSAFTYSYDNAGRRTAMSVGRGPSVSYSYDAADQLTDLTRDGDTVAIRYDGAGRRSAVSLPNGITQNYRYDTSSRLTSIAYQRDQVRFGDLRYSYDAAGQLTSIEGRLANVSIPTTQAPATYDAANQLTAHGTTHLTYDANGNVTFDGRTKYNWNGRNQLAATASGAMATRYTYDALGRRTSKTIGTSKTGYLHDGLNVAQELTGATPSAVLLTGGVDEVFARTNGDGTQSLLTDGLNNTIGVADASGTVSGMYTYQPFGATTVTGRDGGNPTRYAGRDDDGNGLYYYRSRYYSTTNQRFLSQDPIGFASGDTNLYAYVGNRPTGYLDPLGTDPQPNESEQASSNRQTFTFDRETWMELQDRTGGSPPENATEPPLATNRWRDLNLIRTCDCISGSLAPVRGTTAGISPSEEFMVEKHLSCKYPQQLGFRESARGVRGAEALMVLIKLIDAYHTFRKPFDK comes from the coding sequence ATGACCGGTGTCGAACGTTCGGCATCGTATGCGCCGTCGGTGATGGGTGTGACGCCGACGCGTGCTTCGACAGGCTCGCCGGTGACAATCTCGGGCACGGGATTCATAGCGTTGCCGGCGGCCAATACGGTGACATTCAACGGAGTTCGAGCCACCGTCACAGCCGCGACAGCTAGCACATTGAGTGTTGTTGTGCCGCAGGGCGCCACGACCGGCGCGGTTGATGTGTCGACCTCGACCGGTAGAGGCGTAAGCAACCAGCCATTCGTGGTGCTGCGGCCTACGCCGCGGCTCGCCGTGACAAGCGTGAATCCAGTCACCGGCCATGCGGGAAGCACGATAACCATTACTGGTTCTGGATTTGAAGCGACCCCGACGGGCAACGCCGTCGCGTTTGGGTTGACTCGGGCCCGGGTGATCGCGGCGTCGCCGTCGCGATTGACGGCGGTGGTGCCGGATGCTGCGGGTTCAGGGCCGATCACGGTCGCGACGACCAGCGGCGCCAGCGTGACCTCGGCCGCGGACTTTGTCGCGGTGCCACGAGGCTACGACATGGCGACCGTACAGGTGGGCCCGAGGTTGGTCGCGGACAGTACACCTGGGCGCATCGATCTGGACGCGGGGAAGGTCGGGTTTTTCCGATTCTATGGTATGAAAGGTCAGCGACTGAGCTTGGGTTTTACCGGCTCCACATTCAAGGGCGACTTCCGTGTCGCGCCGTTCACTCCGTACGGCGCGCCGTTCGCGCGGGCCGAATATGACGCGCCGCGGTCGGGAAAAGACCTGGACGGTAGTTATGAGTTGCCGCCGCTGCCGACTACCGGCATTTACCAGATCGCGGTCGACGCGATCGATCGAGGTGCCGGGTCGGCGCAGGCCTGGCTGTCGGCCCGGAAAACCGGTGCGGTCGGCGCCAATGGCGCACGGCGGCCGGTGAGGTTCGACCGTCCTGGCCAGCAGACGGAGTTAACGTTGTGGGCGTCGGCCGGTCAACATGTCGGACTCGGATTCACACCTCTGGGCGCGCGTAAGCTCGCTGGGATTGGCCTGGCTGTGCGTGACCCGGATGGAGCGCCGGTTCCGTGGGATCTGCAGGCAAACACCGTCGCCGGGACGAAAGGGCTCGACGGTAGTGGCGGGTTCACCTTCACCGCGTCGCGTACGGGACCGTACAAGGTCGTAGTCAATTCATCCGACGGCAATCTCGGCCAGATGGCGGTGATCGCATCAGTGGCCCGCGACGTCGGTTCCATCGATCTCCGTAGGGGAAAATCGTTCAGTATCAGCCGTCCTGGACAGGGCGTCATCCTGACCTACGACGGTATGGTCGGTCAGCGACTGAGTCTGGATTTCCCAAACTGGCGGTTCGCTCACGACTCCTACGTTACCGTGCTGGCGCCGAACAGGCGGCCGTTGTGGTCGGACGAAGCGGTGGGCAACCATGTGGACATTCCGATGTTGCCGGCGACGGGGAGATACAAGGTCTTGGTCAACCCGTGGTCATCGACTGGGTCAGCCATTGCGCTGTTGAGCCCGCGCCGGGAGGCCGGCACGGTGTCGGCAACCGGTCCTGCCGCCACTGTCGCGTTGTCTCGACCGCAGCAGCCGGTTGGGCTGGGCTTTTCGGCCAGTCGGGGGAAGGGACTAGCCTTCGCGGTCAGCAATTGGACCTTGCCTGCACGTGCGAAGATCCGAGCGCTTCTCATCAGCCCAGAGGGATCTGTTGAAGAGTCACTCGATGACGTCGGATCGCATTCCCTTTTCTGGTACACGCCGACGGCGACCGGCCGTCATGAGCTCGTGCTGATGGCACAAGACGCCAGCAGTGTCGGATCGGTCGCGATCACCTTGTCGAACGGGCGTGAGGGCGGCACTCTGCCGATCGGCTCGACCCGAGTGATGTCCGTGGCGCGGCCGGGACAACAGACCCGGTTCACCTTTGCGGGAACGGTAGGTCAGCGGCTGACGCTCGGCGTAGCCTCATCCACCGTGGCCGCCGACGCGCGCGTCATCTGGGAGACGGGAAGCCCGGACCGCGCACTCGTTGTTGACGCGTCGGTCCCCGAGAGCGGACTCACGATCGGCCCTCTTCCTGGTTCTGGCACATATGAGGTCAACGTCTATCCACTCGGCGGCCCGGGAGTTGCAGCCGTCACGCTCAGCTCAGCCCGTATGGCCAGTGCTCGGCCGGCCCTTTATCAGCAGCGAAGCGGAAATGATCAACCGATCAGCCACACCCCACATCGGATTCTTCCGCCATCCAAGCCATCGAGGCCCGGCGCCGGCAACGCGTGGACGCCCGACAATCGAAACTTGGCCGGCGCCGATTGGAACACCCACCTGCCGGCGACGGGGGATGCGGGGCCCGTGCCCCTGCGAGCCACGAGCGGTGCCACCGCACTCTCAGGAATCGTCAAGACCCTCGACGGTGCGCCGCTGCCAGCAGTGTCGGTCTCGGCGGGCGCCACTCGTACGACGACCGATATACAGGGCCGGTTTCTTTTGGGCCTACCGGCGGGCCATCATGTATTGCGCGTGGACGGAGCAGCAGCCAATGGGCCGGGTCGTCGGTTTGGGCTCTTCGACATCGGTGTCGATGTCGCCGCCGGTCGTACAACGGTACTGCCGTACCCCATTTGGATGTCCACATTGGACGTTGAACATGTCGTACGGTTCGCCGCTCCGGCTACGCGAGAGGTGGTGATCACCACTCCAGCCATACCGGGATTGGAGGTGCACCTGCCCAAGGGCGCGGTGGTACGTGACACGGCTGGTAAACCAGTGACTTCACTGGGAATTACTGCGATTCCTATCGACCGTCCGCCGTTTCCGTTGCCGAACTCGCGGGTTCCGGTCTACTTCACCGTCCAGCCGGGGAGCGCGTACGTGTTTCCAACTGGCGCCCGGGTCATCTATCCGAATTACACACATGCACGTTGCGGCGCGGTGATGGACTTTTGGCACTACGATCCTGCCGGACGTGGCTGGTTCGTCTACGGACACGGAAAAGTCACCTCGGATGGCCGCCAGGTGGTGCCAGACAAAGGCACCGAGGTCTACCAGTTCACCGGCGCGATGCTCATCCAACCCGCCGGTGCCGCGCCACCTCCGACGGGGCCACCGCCTGGTGGCGACGCGACCGGCGCCGACCCGGTTGACCTGGCGACCGGATTGATGATCGGATCCCAGACCGATCTACGCCTTGATGACACGGTGCCGATATCGGTCAGCCGCACCTACCAGCAATCCGACACCAGTCAGCGGCCGTTCGGCACCGGCTACAACCTCGACTACAACATGTATCTCTACTCAAGCAAGCAATGGCTTGATGGGCAGCTGATCCTGCCTAATGGCAGTCGTATCACCTATCACCGCACGACCACCGGCGGCACCGCGGATGCCGGCTATCGAAACGCGGTGTTCGCTGCCGACCCTACCCCAACCCCATTCGCTGGTTCGGTGTTGGCGTGGAACGGAGATGGGTGGGACGTACGGCTACGTAACGGTACGACGTACGTGTTCGGTGAAGAGGCGCCGTTGCAAGCAGTCCGCGACCGCTACGGCAACACAGTCACCATCACCCGCGCACCCGCATCGCCCGACCCCGACGGCGTGACGCGCGCCAAAGGCCCTATCACGCAGGTCACGTCACCGCACGGCAGGTGGATCCGGTTTTCCTACGACATCAGCGAACGCATCACCCGAGCCGAAGACAACCTCGGCAGGGCGATCGCCTACGTCTACGACGGCACCGGACACCTGAGCACCGTCACCGATCCCACCGGCGCCGTCACGACGTACACCTACAACAAGAACGGAAAACTGGCCACCATCAAGGACCCACGCGGCGCCATCGCGCTGTCCAATGTGTACGACACCGCCGGCCGCGTCGCCCAGCAGACACTTGCCGACGGCAGCACCTACCGGATCGGGTACAGCACCGGCGCCTGGGGCGCGGTCACCGCGACCACACTGACCGACCCACGCGGCATCCGTCGCCGTGTCACCTTCAACGGTGACGGATACTCGACCAGCGACACCCGTGCATACGGCACCGATCTCGCTCAGACCACCGCGATCGTCCGGGACCGGAAGACAAACCAGCCAGTCGCGATCACTGACGCACTGGGCCGCACCACCCAGCTGAGCTACGACCCCTTCGGCCACGTGATCGCCCGCACCGACATGGCCGGCACCGATCAAGAACGCACCGAACGGCACACCTACCACGGGCCGTACGACCAGCTCAGCCAACAAACCGACGCGCTCGGGCGAACCACCACCTACCGATACCGAGGCGCCGCCCTGTCCGCGATCACCGATCCCTTGGGCCGCACCACAAGGCTTGCCGTCGGCAGGGACGGACAGCCCACCTCCATCACCGACAATCTCGGCGACACCATCACCTACGGCTACCTGCTCGGCGATCAGGCCACCATCACCGACCCACTCGGCCACACATCCCGACAGGTCGTCGACGGAGCCGGTCGCGCCGTCGTTGCCATCAATCCGATCGGTGCCACCACCAGCAATACCTACGACCAAGACGACCGAACCATCTCGACAACCGACCCGCTGGGACAGATCACCCGATACACCTACGACACCAACGGAAACCTCACCCAAGTCACCGATCCCCGCGGCAACTCCACCACCAACACCTACGACTCGCGCAACCGACTCATCCGCTCGACCGACCCGCTCCGCCGCAGCTGGTCCTACGGATACGACCGCAATGGCAACCGCACCGCTGTCACTGACGCCCGCGGCAGGCCAACCCGATACGGCTACGACGCACTGGACCGGATGACCTCCGCCCGCTACGACACCACGCACGGGACACCGGAGAGCTCAATCAGCTACGCGTACGACACGGGCAACCGCATCACCGCCATCAACGACTCCACCGGCCCCAGCCTCACCTACACCTACGACGCATTCGATGACATCGCGCGCGCCAGCACCGGGGGCTCAGCATTCACCTACAGCTACGACAACGCTGGACGACGTACGGCGATGTCGGTTGGCCGAGGCCCTTCCGTCTCCTACAGCTACGACGCGGCCGACCAACTGACCGACCTCACACGTGATGGAGACACGGTGGCGATTCGTTATGACGGTGCGGGCCGACGGTCCGCAGTGAGTCTGCCCAACGGAATTACCCAAAACTACCGTTATGACACCTCTAGCCGGCTCACCAGCATCGCCTACCAACGGGATCAGGTGCGCTTCGGCGACCTTCGCTACAGCTACGATGCCGCCGGCCAACTCACCAGTATCGAAGGCCGACTTGCCAATGTAAGCATCCCTACCACGCAGGCTCCCGCCACCTACGACGCCGCCAACCAGCTCACCGCGCACGGGACAACGCACCTGACCTATGACGCGAACGGAAACGTGACCTTCGACGGTCGCACCAAATACAACTGGAACGGTCGTAACCAACTCGCGGCCACCGCATCCGGCGCCATGGCCACGCGGTACACATACGACGCACTCGGCAGGCGCACGAGCAAGACCATTGGGACATCGAAAACCGGCTACCTGCACGACGGCCTGAATGTCGCACAAGAACTCACCGGTGCCACCCCCTCCGCAGTCCTGCTCACCGGCGGCGTCGACGAAGTGTTCGCTCGCACCAATGGAGACGGAACGCAATCACTGCTCACCGACGGGCTCAACAACACGATAGGAGTCGCCGACGCCTCCGGAACCGTGTCGGGCATGTACACTTACCAGCCCTTTGGCGCCACAACAGTTACGGGCCGCGACGGCGGAAACCCCACGCGCTACGCCGGGCGTGATGACGACGGAAATGGTCTCTATTACTACCGATCCCGGTATTACTCCACCACCAACCAACGATTCCTCAGCCAAGACCCGATCGGCTTCGCATCAGGCGACACCAACCTCTACGCCTATGTCGGAAACCGGCCAACCGGCTATCTCGACCCGCTAGGCACAGACCCACAACCAAACGAATCGGAGCAAGCCAGCAGCAACCGACAAACCTTCACCTTCGACAGAGAGACATGGATGGAGCTTCAAGACCGCACCGGTGGAAGCCCACCCGAAAACGCCACGGAACCACCGCTAGCCACCAACCGCTGGCGAGACCTCAATCTAATCCGAACCTGTGACTGCATCAGCGGGAGCCTGGCGCCGGTAAGAGGCACCACAGCGGGGATCTCGCCGAGCGAAGAATTTATGGTCGAAAAACATCTCTCCTGCAAGTACCCGCAGCAACTCGGCTTCCGGGAATCGGCAAGAGGAGTCAGGGGTGCTGAGGCACTCATGGTACTTATCAAACTCATTGACGCCTACCACACATTTAGAAAGCCATTCGACAAATGA
- a CDS encoding protein kinase domain-containing protein, giving the protein MGDTIPPAATAHLLAHLPRYEFREHPAASRMSEVYKAYDRDSGQWVAVKFLLPHLTTDKTEVIRFYREAQFGRRLAHSNIVQCLRSWQSGEPVHLVMPYVAGQSLAVVLGEEKQLNARRLAHLVSQVASALDYMHSKRIVHRDIKPENVLISGEPPTEHALVCDFGISVDQADPRLTRPGRSPGTPGYTAPEYGNLDEPAYATPSGDQFSLAQLIYRCLTGEEAPTTDPESGERHVVAPPIRNWRPDLPTAVDNVVRKAMSPQPTDRFPSCGAFASAFEKAIRHGRRRAAVRGAVGLATRPIRRAFQRHPHITNSTIALGTALIISAAFLVPALLTYTPSIATNTISQAKIAGPRARADNDYSGDGVGDLLAITTDGGLRYCPNQTKTQPNHVPFDTCTDISQDGWDTYRHILEADMTGNGVTDLLAVTMDGQLYYYRNLRPTNPQAPLLDERIYTGNGWFSNFRIMLADVSGDGSADLLGIDPSASSGKLIYCANNASVNPDHRPFVGCEDGGGANWNSATQVSAGDLDRDGRADLLTTDTRGTMFYFHNSGHSPPFSTGVPIGGGWEKDSKIFLADVNGDGLLDVIGTMPSTSGFRTCINQIAQSANRIPLTSCVNVPLGLKPTSQLRTVDITDNQLAGLIDIDGDGLRYCPNNSKGTTLTTCTPGFGSGWTGIETILTNTTER; this is encoded by the coding sequence GTGGGTGACACGATTCCGCCGGCAGCGACAGCGCATCTGCTCGCACATCTGCCGCGCTACGAATTCCGCGAACACCCTGCCGCATCCAGAATGAGCGAGGTATACAAGGCATACGACCGCGACTCTGGCCAGTGGGTGGCGGTGAAGTTCCTCCTGCCGCATCTGACCACCGACAAGACAGAGGTAATCCGGTTCTACCGGGAAGCCCAGTTCGGGCGACGCCTGGCCCACAGCAACATCGTGCAGTGCCTGCGCAGTTGGCAGAGCGGCGAACCCGTACACCTGGTGATGCCGTACGTCGCCGGGCAGAGCCTCGCCGTCGTGCTAGGCGAAGAAAAACAACTGAACGCGAGGCGACTGGCGCACCTCGTCTCGCAGGTCGCTTCGGCGCTGGACTACATGCACAGCAAGCGGATCGTCCACCGCGATATCAAACCCGAGAACGTCCTCATCTCCGGTGAGCCTCCGACCGAACACGCGCTTGTCTGCGACTTCGGCATCTCCGTGGATCAAGCCGATCCCCGGCTGACCCGCCCGGGCCGCTCCCCCGGCACACCTGGATACACGGCACCGGAATATGGCAACTTGGACGAACCCGCGTACGCGACCCCCTCGGGTGATCAGTTTTCGCTCGCCCAACTGATCTATCGCTGCCTGACCGGCGAAGAGGCACCAACCACCGATCCAGAATCCGGTGAACGACACGTGGTTGCACCGCCGATCCGTAACTGGCGACCCGACCTGCCGACCGCGGTCGACAACGTCGTCCGCAAGGCGATGAGTCCACAGCCGACCGACCGATTCCCCTCCTGCGGCGCATTCGCCAGCGCATTCGAGAAGGCCATCCGGCACGGCCGGCGCCGAGCCGCCGTACGCGGCGCCGTCGGCCTCGCGACCCGCCCGATCAGACGTGCGTTCCAACGGCATCCCCACATCACCAACAGCACCATCGCCCTCGGTACCGCACTGATCATCAGCGCAGCCTTCCTCGTCCCGGCCTTACTCACCTACACCCCCTCCATAGCAACCAACACAATCAGTCAGGCAAAGATCGCAGGACCGCGTGCTCGCGCCGACAACGACTACTCCGGAGACGGCGTCGGAGACCTACTCGCGATCACAACCGACGGCGGGTTGCGATACTGCCCAAACCAAACCAAAACCCAACCCAATCACGTGCCGTTCGACACGTGCACGGATATCAGTCAGGACGGATGGGACACCTACCGTCACATACTGGAAGCCGACATGACCGGGAACGGCGTCACCGACCTTCTCGCTGTCACCATGGACGGCCAACTCTATTACTACCGCAACCTCCGGCCGACAAACCCCCAGGCGCCACTACTCGACGAACGCATCTACACAGGCAACGGCTGGTTCAGCAATTTCCGCATAATGCTCGCCGACGTATCTGGTGACGGCAGCGCAGACCTGCTCGGCATCGACCCTTCCGCAAGTTCAGGAAAACTCATCTACTGCGCCAACAATGCCTCCGTCAACCCCGACCACCGCCCATTCGTTGGCTGCGAAGACGGCGGCGGGGCCAACTGGAACAGCGCGACGCAGGTGTCCGCCGGCGACCTCGACCGCGACGGACGCGCCGACCTTCTCACCACCGACACACGCGGCACCATGTTCTACTTCCACAACTCCGGCCACAGCCCACCCTTCAGCACCGGCGTACCCATCGGCGGCGGATGGGAAAAAGACAGCAAAATATTCCTTGCCGACGTCAATGGAGACGGTCTCCTCGACGTCATCGGCACAATGCCTAGCACCAGCGGGTTCCGCACCTGCATCAACCAGATCGCTCAAAGCGCGAACCGCATCCCGCTCACCTCGTGCGTGAACGTTCCGCTAGGCCTGAAACCAACCAGTCAGCTCCGCACCGTCGACATCACCGACAATCAACTCGCCGGCCTCATCGACATCGACGGCGACGGCCTGCGCTACTGCCCGAACAACAGCAAAGGCACCACCCTCACCACCTGCACGCCAGGATTCGGCAGCGGCTGGACCGGCATCGAAACCATCCTCACCAACACCACAGAAAGATAG
- a CDS encoding C40 family peptidase produces MGSAEQLHDPVYASQQFYKALLRVPGWEQLPLTVAAQRVERSAYPNAYAKHEAIAARIVTAIATAICAAAGPFGQRVVEFASRWLGKAGYDWGAGDFHGPTGGNFDCSGLTLYAVYQASGGKIRLSHAASGQISFGTTVSRIQAAPGDLIFFHDRGDSSSYYHHVGVYLGQGMMIHAPDYGQLVEKSRVFGVKYWESQDIRFVRYGL; encoded by the coding sequence GTGGGCTCGGCTGAGCAGCTGCACGATCCGGTGTATGCGTCTCAACAGTTTTATAAGGCTTTGCTGAGGGTTCCTGGGTGGGAGCAACTGCCGCTAACGGTTGCTGCGCAGCGGGTCGAACGCAGCGCATACCCAAACGCGTACGCGAAGCACGAGGCGATTGCCGCGCGAATCGTGACTGCGATCGCGACGGCCATCTGCGCCGCTGCCGGGCCATTCGGACAGCGCGTCGTCGAGTTCGCGTCGCGATGGCTCGGCAAGGCGGGCTACGACTGGGGAGCCGGCGACTTCCATGGCCCGACGGGAGGGAACTTCGACTGCTCGGGTCTCACGCTGTATGCGGTATATCAAGCCAGCGGTGGGAAGATCCGTTTGTCGCACGCGGCCAGCGGTCAGATCTCGTTCGGCACCACGGTGTCCCGGATACAGGCTGCACCTGGCGATCTGATTTTCTTCCACGATCGTGGCGATTCGTCATCGTACTACCACCATGTCGGCGTATACCTCGGCCAAGGAATGATGATCCATGCCCCCGACTACGGCCAGCTTGTCGAGAAGTCTCGAGTATTCGGTGTGAAGTATTGGGAATCGCAAGACATCCGGTTCGTACGCTACGGCTTGTAG
- a CDS encoding FHA domain-containing protein has protein sequence MGGLVAWPLEASTPSLAAAVPDAPPGSIVTLSAEGGYVATPREFTLVFGRESENVHVPIGADDRHVSRQQGEFTFDHGKWWMRNLGQLPIRLPRDRMLLKGHGMPVPGGYLPLLIGAPGEQEHLLEVRIVTRSREAASSASGRKTLGSPYDLSENERLVLTSLAQRYLRGEEYPQPVTWGTVTDDMRQIVPDVTWISRTVQNVVERVRRRLSDKPYYVRGLRAEEIQPPLGNTLNVNLIRVLLESSTLLPEDLSELPSD, from the coding sequence ATGGGTGGCCTGGTTGCCTGGCCGTTGGAGGCCTCGACACCAAGCCTGGCCGCGGCGGTGCCGGACGCGCCTCCGGGGTCGATCGTGACGTTGTCCGCCGAGGGCGGGTACGTCGCGACACCACGAGAGTTCACCCTGGTGTTTGGCCGGGAGAGCGAGAATGTGCATGTGCCGATCGGTGCCGACGACCGTCACGTGAGTCGCCAACAGGGGGAGTTCACGTTCGACCATGGGAAATGGTGGATGCGCAACCTTGGCCAGTTGCCTATCCGGCTGCCGCGCGACCGGATGCTGTTGAAGGGCCACGGGATGCCAGTGCCAGGAGGCTACCTTCCGCTGCTGATCGGCGCGCCTGGTGAGCAGGAACACCTGTTGGAAGTCCGGATCGTCACGCGGTCGCGCGAGGCCGCATCGAGTGCGTCTGGAAGAAAGACGCTGGGGTCGCCCTACGACCTGAGTGAAAACGAGCGGCTGGTCCTGACCTCGCTGGCGCAGCGTTACCTGCGCGGAGAGGAGTACCCGCAGCCCGTGACCTGGGGAACGGTGACCGACGACATGCGTCAAATCGTCCCCGACGTGACGTGGATTTCACGCACCGTACAGAACGTCGTGGAGCGTGTCCGCAGGCGACTGTCCGATAAGCCGTACTACGTCCGGGGCCTTCGCGCCGAGGAGATCCAACCTCCGCTTGGGAACACACTCAACGTGAATCTCATCCGCGTATTGTTGGAAAGCTCGACCCTGTTGCCGGAGGATCTGTCCGAGCTCCCCAGCGACTGA
- a CDS encoding Dyp-type peroxidase — MAIRDAARKMPNHQPGITSVPPRTALFIGADITPGALEHVFRAANLATPDAEVTIAVGASLFDRRFGLAKQRPRQLTTMPSFPNDLLDPAQCHGDLLLQICADNPHAAEATWCQISAAAKSRLRERWRIDGFRDQNTIGTTGQCKTRDLFGFREGAGNPDTNNPGVMNQFVWTANDGSEPDWAAGGSYQVIRRIQFAPTLWASEPLERQEAIIGRRKIDGAPLGHDHEDSPFDYANDPYGRTIPLDAHIRRANPRTPQSQSSRILRRGYSYRRGTEPEGNPEEGLIFVCFQRDLRSGFETIQRRLVGQALDRYILPIGGGYFFALPGRTSETNDYVGRPLLSPDSITNRRAR, encoded by the coding sequence ATGGCAATCCGGGACGCGGCCAGAAAGATGCCGAATCACCAACCTGGCATCACCTCCGTACCGCCGCGAACGGCTCTCTTCATTGGAGCCGATATCACGCCGGGCGCATTGGAGCATGTCTTCCGTGCGGCCAACCTCGCGACGCCAGACGCTGAGGTCACCATCGCGGTCGGCGCATCACTTTTCGACCGTCGCTTCGGCCTAGCGAAGCAACGTCCACGCCAACTCACGACAATGCCCAGCTTCCCCAACGACCTACTCGATCCAGCACAGTGCCACGGCGACCTTCTCCTACAGATCTGTGCGGACAATCCACACGCTGCGGAAGCCACCTGGTGCCAGATCAGTGCCGCGGCCAAGAGTCGGCTACGAGAGCGATGGCGCATCGACGGCTTCCGCGACCAGAACACCATCGGGACAACAGGACAGTGCAAGACCCGAGACTTGTTCGGCTTCCGCGAGGGCGCCGGCAACCCGGACACAAACAACCCCGGCGTCATGAACCAATTCGTCTGGACAGCCAATGATGGCAGCGAACCCGACTGGGCGGCTGGCGGCTCGTACCAGGTAATACGGCGGATCCAATTCGCCCCCACACTGTGGGCGTCCGAGCCACTCGAGCGCCAGGAGGCGATCATCGGGCGCCGGAAGATCGACGGAGCACCTCTGGGCCACGACCACGAGGACTCACCATTCGACTACGCCAACGATCCGTACGGCCGAACAATCCCACTAGACGCCCACATACGACGGGCCAACCCACGCACCCCACAAAGCCAATCAAGTCGAATCCTTCGCCGCGGCTACTCATATCGACGCGGTACCGAACCCGAGGGGAACCCCGAGGAAGGGTTGATCTTCGTATGCTTCCAACGCGACCTGCGTTCAGGCTTCGAAACAATCCAACGCAGACTGGTCGGCCAGGCCCTCGACAGGTATATCTTGCCGATCGGCGGCGGTTATTTTTTTGCTCTACCTGGTCGAACAAGTGAGACCAACGACTACGTGGGCCGACCTCTCCTGTCGCCTGACAGCATAACCAATCGACGTGCACGTTGA